Part of the Triticum aestivum cultivar Chinese Spring chromosome 4D, IWGSC CS RefSeq v2.1, whole genome shotgun sequence genome is shown below.
TGCAATCTGTTAGTGGTAAATGCAGCATGTTGTGCAGTGTGATCTACTGTTGGCAAACACAGTACTAACAATAGGCTGCGAGTCATTGTTTTTAAATTATCTGATGTATCCCCACTCCCACTATATCCCTGAAACAGCGGACAAAGGACAATGACCTCTACACCACGGCTGCCTGTAGTAGTTTACTGCTTGGTAATTTGTACAGTTTTATCTCTCAGCGCTCTCATTGCCTGCTACAACCTGCAGTCCCCAGTACTAATACATTTCAGAGTTTTATATGATTCCTTTGTTGCATATTTTGAATCATTAATCCAAGACTTGATATAAACCATTTCAATCAcatttgatttatctgaatttggatTCTACTGATATATCCATGTGTATTGCTCCAACTACGTTATCACTATCCTCAACCCGACACGGAAATTCCCTGCCCCTATGCTTCTGCAACACACTATTTGAACAAGTATACTTCAACTCACCACGATGGTTAGATTAAATTTACATGGATTGATAAATGGCAAAGAGAATGTACATGATATAAGCTTTATCTGTTAACGTTTGATTGAGTGGCTATAGTGCTAGCATTCATTTTAGTGCAATTACTAGCATTTCCTCAGAGGGtaggcctggcgcagtggtgaagtcctccccacttgtgccaagaggtcctgggttcgaaccagcctctctgcattgcactttgcaggggtaagactaggttcatATAATCCCTCCCCGATTACTGGGTCTGTCCTGTCCTTTACTAGCACTTCCTCCACCTGCTCCTCTAGCACCCCTCCCGCATGTGTGACTGTGTGAGGGGGTGGTCGAAGTGGAGAAACGTGTACAGTTTTTATGTGTATCGAAAGTTTTTTTTGGGAATTATTTACTGTTGCATTTACATCTTCTCTGCTTTCATGAACTTGTGTTGAAATTTTGCAGGTATGTGAGATCCTTGAAGATAATGCCGTAAGTGCAAAGGCTGGCAACTCTGAATGCGAGCCTTGGGTGGTCACCTCCTGGTTGCGTGACCATCTACTGTCTACCCGAGAGAGACGGAACACTTTGTTGTGGAAGAAGGTACTTCTGTTACAACATATCTCAGTTAATTATGCAGCCGCTGATTTTTACTCATTGGTTAGCACTATCCAAATTTAATGATGGAAAGTTGGACAGAATTACCATTTTGTGTACGATTTATTATTGTTACTATCAAATGCAAGACATATACATGTGAGCATATGAAGCAATTGTAGGGACATTGACTCTCTCCATATACGGCAATCAAACCCAATTTACTTTCCTTATTGAACTTGCATGACACTCTCCATATATTGCGATCGAACTAATTTTCCTTTCCGTTACCGAACTTGAATCTTGGCACAGGTGGAAGAATTGCTACTGGAAGATTCTCGCATAGACCAGTATCCAAAAGTAATCAAGGGAGAGGCTAAGGTTGTCTTAGAGTGGCAAGGTACAGACATCCCTCCTCCCTGCACCTTTGTTCATGGATTAGAAGTATCAGCCGGTAGCAATTTTAGTGAATACCTTTGCTGTTTCCTACCACAGTATTTGTTGCTGCTACTCTTTTTTTTAAACGATTGTCTGTGTGTGCATGGGTAAGATAGTCACTGAATAGCAACTGGATGTTATATTATTGCAGCTAGCGGGTCGCTGAGTGGGAAGATTAAGAAGTTGCAAGGTGCAGCAGGGAAGACAAGGAGCGGCAGCGTCGGCGCCATCAAACTTGCTGAAGAAATATGTGGCAGCAGCATCAGCAGCAGCAGAGACAAGGAGCTTTGTTCTTCAACTAGCAAAGAAGCAACTAATCCTTTCATGTAATCAATCAACCAATCAATCCAATCACGGTGAATATATCTTTGATGAGTGTGTGTAGATGACACGATGATCACGTAGGGATCTTCTTTATGTCAGCATTATTAGTTAGCAATGTCGTCGATGAATGTCGGGTGGTTTCTTTTGCCTCTGCCCTCTGAAGAACAAAACAGAACAGATGTTGTAGTAAGATGATGTACATGTATGAATGAATGTATCATCATTCATTGGAAGATGCTGCTGACGGAGCACTCGTCGTGGACGCGCCAGATGGTCTCGCCGAGGAGGTTGGCGACGGAGAGCACGGTGAGCTGCGGGAAGCGCTGGTCCGGCGGCACCGGCACGGTGTTGGTGATGATCACCTCCTGGAAGAGGCCGCCGGAGAGCCTCTCGACGGCGGGCGGGCTGAGCACGGCGTGGGTGCTGCAGGCGTACACCGCCCTGGCCCCCTCCCTGTGCAGCAGCTCGGCGCCCTTGTGCATCGTCCCGGCCGTGTCGATCATGTCGTCCACCATCACGGCCACTTTCCCCCTCACGTCCCCGATGAGGTTCATCACCTCCGCCTGGTTGTGCCCCAGCCGCCGCTTGTCGACGATGGCGAGCGGCGCGTCGGAGAGCTTCTTGGCGAAGGCGCGCGCCCTGGCGACGCCCCCGACGTCGGGCGAGACGACGACGACGTCGTTGGGGCAGATGGTCTTGCTGGCGAGGTAGTCGAGGATGACGGGCTGGCCGTAGACGTGGTCCACCGGGATGTCGAAGTAGCCGATGGACTGGCCGGAGTGGAGGTCGCAGGCGAGCACGCGGTGCGCGCCGGCCTCCGTGATGAGGTTGGCGACGAGCTTGGCGGCGATGGACTCGCGGCCCTGCATCTTGCGGTCGGCGCGCGCGTAGCCGAAGTAGGGCACG
Proteins encoded:
- the LOC123099182 gene encoding ribose-phosphate pyrophosphokinase 1 — protein: MMASASMATCFCSSSFSPPDLAAVHSPPSPSPSRRFHRRRWSCRASSTGGTYDHNPLLQPPPDPHFPLRLPVQDGGGSSGSRLRIFSGTANPTLAEEIACYLGLELGRIKIKRFADGELYVQLQESVRGSDVFLVQPTCPPANENLMELLIMVDACRRASAKTITAVVPYFGYARADRKMQGRESIAAKLVANLITEAGAHRVLACDLHSGQSIGYFDIPVDHVYGQPVILDYLASKTICPNDVVVVSPDVGGVARARAFAKKLSDAPLAIVDKRRLGHNQAEVMNLIGDVRGKVAVMVDDMIDTAGTMHKGAELLHREGARAVYACSTHAVLSPPAVERLSGGLFQEVIITNTVPVPPDQRFPQLTVLSVANLLGETIWRVHDECSVSSIFQ